ACCATCGCTCCTGACTGCGGACGGAGGACCGTCTCAAGGTTAGACACACGGCCTCAGGAGTTGGACGGGAGGGAGACCGGAATTGTTCTGTCGCCCCGTGCGATGGCCGTGCACCGTGCGCGTCTCGGGGTGCACACTCGCGCCCGTGGTTCCCGAACGCGTCCCGTTCATTCATAATGAGGCGGAGATGTTGCCAAGCCCTGCCGCCCATCTCGCCGTCTTCATCAAGATGACATCCCTGTGAATATCGCCCCGGATCGTCCGCTCCGCGCCAGATTCATTCTTGCCTTCTGGTTTCCGCTGGCAGCCACGTGGCTCATGATGGCGGTCGAAGGTCCGTACGTCGCCGCCATCATCGCGCGGATGCCCGATGCGGCATTCAACCTGGCGGCCTACGGTGTGGCGTTCGCGCTGGGGTGGCTCGCCGAATCGCCGATCATGATGCTGCTGACGGCGTCGAATGCGCTGGTGCACGACCGGCAGTCGTTTCTCGCCCTCCGGCGATTCACGCGGCTGTTGAACGCGGGCGTCACCGCGGTGCTGCTCGTCGGTGTCACCCCTCCGGTGTTTGCCTTTCTGACCGGCCGGCTGATCGGCCTGCCCCCCGAGGTGGCGCGCCTCGCGCACATCGCCACGGCGCTGCTGATTCCGTGGCCCGCGGCCATCGGCTATCGCCGGTTCTACCAGGGCATTCTCGTGCGCCATCATCTGACGCGGCGCGTCGCGTACGGCACGGTCGTCCGGTTGACCTTCATGTCGGTGACAGCCGCGGGTCTGGCGTGGACGACGACGCTTCCAGGCGCGGCAATCGGGGCGATGGCGCTCACGGCGGGTGTGGTGGCCGAAGCCGCCGCGAGCCGATGGATGGCACGGCAGATCGTCGCTCAGTTGCTGGCGGCAACCGACGCGCCGTCGGCCTCAGCCCTGTCGCTGCGGGACATCGGCCGCTTCTACTATCCACTCGCACTCACCTCCGTGATTTCACTTATCACCGGGCCGCTGGTCACGTTCTTCCTCGGCCACAGCCGCTCGCCGATCGAGTCGCTCGCGGTCTGGCCGGTCATCAGCGCATTCGTGTTCCTGTTCAGAAGCGGCGGCATTGGATACCAGGAAGTCGCCGTAGCCTTGATCGGAATCCGCCACCAGCACGTCCCTGAGGTGCGGCGCGTCGCCGGACTGCTGGCCGCAGCCGCCACCCTTGCCCTTGGGGTCATCGTCTTTACGCCCGTCGCCGACGTCTGGTTCCGGGTGGTGGCGGGCCTGCAGGGCGACCTGCGGGTATTCGCGATCGACGGAGCCCGCATCCTGGTGCTGCTGCCGGCGCTCGAGTACCTCCTCTCGTTCCAACGCGCGCGTCTGATTGTGGCGCGAAAGACCCGAATGGTGACCGTCGCCACCGCCATCGAAGCCGTCTGCCTCGCGGCTGCGCTCTTCCTGTCGGTGGGTACGTTCAACCTGGTGGGCGCTCTCGCCGCCGCGGTTGCGGTCATGCTGGGGCGGCTGGCCGCCAACGCGTACCTGCTGAGCCCGGCGAGCACGTCGGCCCGCGGTTGACCTACTTCTTCCTTCGGGCCGTCACGGGGCCGGCCGGCGTTTGCAGCACGAGTACGGTTTCGCCAACGGTCGTCGCAAATGAGAGCGCCTGCTCGGCGCCACCCATTTCAAGCGAATAGACCACAAAGCGCCGGTTCGACACGGGCAGGTAGCGCAGTGCGGGGAGTTGCGGCATGCCGAGGATTCCCAGCAGACGCCGCGGCCCCCATACGTAGATGTTGAACACTGAGGCCTTCTCGAAATCGAGACGCACGATGGTCTGGACCGTGTCGCCTCCTCGGGGAACCGTCCCCAGCACGGCCGATTTGACGAACCTCCCGAGCCGTTGTTCGCGGTCGCGCATCATCCCGGCTTCCTGCGTCTTGACGTCTTCGAGCGTTCTCTCACCGCCCATGGCCTCGCGCAAGCCCGAGCGATCTCCCTTGAACGAGCGCGATGAGATGTCGGCGGTTCTGGAGGTCAACTGGGCAAACCGCTCAGCCTGCCCCGCCGGCGGCGAAACGAGCGCCGCCATGGCTTCCTGATCATCGGCGCGGACGGCGAGTGCGTTGCCGTCGGCGGCGATCGCGATCGCGCCGCCCCCGGGCAGCGTCCAGCGGCCGGCGAGCGGCGCCAGCGTCTCGGGTGTGACGGTGACGACAACCGGTGGCATCGCCACCGCTCCGCCGAATAGAATCCGATCGAGGACCTGCACGACAGGGCTGGCCTTCATCTCCGCGTTGGTTGACGTCAGGAAGAGCATCGCGTCTTCGTCGGGGAACCGGAGGAACTCGGCCACATAGACGCCGTTCCCGCCGTTGTGTTGAACGACAGTCGTTCCCCGCACGGTCTTGCCGACAGCCCAGCCGTAGGCATAGAACGAGCGTGCGGCGGGTCCCTCGGCAACGTATGGCTTGACGTACTTTGCCCGCGCCTCCTTCGACAGGACCGCATCGCTGTTGAGCGCGCGGTGCCACGCCAGCATGTCGTCCAGCGTCGTGTGCAATCCGCCATTGCCGCGCAGCATCCAGTAGGGCGCCTCCGGCGGCTCGATGCGCTTGAGGATGGTGCCCCAGTCCTGGCCGTCGCGGTACCCGTGCGCAATGCGTGATGCCGCCCACGCTGGAGCTTTGTAGCCCGTCTCGAGCATGCCCGCCGGCTTCAGCACGTGCTCGATCAGGTACGTCTCGTAGGACGTGCCGGACACCTTCTCCACGATCGCGGCCAGCAGGCTGTAACCGGCGTTCGAGTATTCGTAGCCACTGCCGGGCGGGAAGAGCAGCGTCGACTGCAGTGCGCGCCGCACGTATTCCTCACGCCCGACCGGCTCATAGTCGGTCGGACTGAAGTCCGATTCAAGGCCCGATGAATGGGTCAGCAGATGATGCAGGGTGATGGCGGCCTTGTCGGCAGGCACGCCGTCGAGGTACTTGCTGGCCAGGTCGGTGACGGCGAGTCTTCCCTGCATCTCAAGGGTGAGGATGGCGGCCGCCGTGAACTGCTTGGTGATGGAGCCCAGGTTGTACACGCTGGCGGTGGTCAGAGGAATGTTCCGCGCCCTATCGGCCAGGCCGTACGACTTCTTCAACAAGACGTCTTTGCCGCGAACCGCGAGCGCGCCGCCAGAAAAACCGAACCGTTCGAGCCGGGTCAGGTACTCGTCGAGCCGCTTGCCGACCTCGCCGCTCACGATAGGCCGGTCGTCGGCCAAAGCGGGGCCGGCGGCGGAGGCCAGAACCACGAGCATCGTCGCGAACAGAGATCGCACGAATCGGCGCATGAACACCTCCACAATCTGAAACCCAGCATATCCCAGGGAAGTAGACGCGCTGCGGCCGGCGCCGGTTCGGTATGCAGGACAATCGCGCCGTCGGCCTCGTCCTACGCCAAACACGGACTGCGGTCGATGTTGTCGTGGAATTGTCTACAGTAGCAGCTTCGTCGAGCCGAAACATGAAGAATGCAGGGACCGGCCCGCTTCGCACGGTGGATGAACGACCATCAACACAAGGATCGGAAGACCGGTCGTGTGTACCGCTACCACTCCCGGAGCGACGCCCATTCAATTGCACTCTGCGAGGAAATCCTCAAGGACCTGCTCGACACTTCTCCCACTCTGCGCAAGCACGCCGCACTTGGAATCCTGTCGTACGAGATCAACTGCAGGTTCACGTGGCCGTCATCTGGCAAGACGAAGACGCTTGACCTCGCAATCGGAACGGCCCAAGATCCGCTTCCGCCGGCCGGTGGGGCACTAATCCGTCAGGGTGCCATCGCGGATGTCTTGATAGCCTGTGAGGCCAAGACGGTGATGACCGAGCACGGGAAATCCAAGCCTCGTGTGTACGACGAATTGAGCTCATCCCACGAAATCGTCCACCAGGGTCGGCCCGATGCCATCGCAGCTGGAATCACCGTCGTCAATATCGCCTGGACCTTCGTCTCTCCGTTGCGCCGACAACCAGGTCAGGGAATATACGTTTCTGATCACAAGCAGCCTGAGGCGGCCGCTGGAATGCTCCTGCATTTGAGAGGATTGCCGATTCGGGACGAGGTCGGCAAGGTCGGATTTGATGCCTACGCTTCCGTCGTGATCGACTGCGACAACGTCACGAAAGTCAAGCTATGGACTGACCCACCCGCGCCACAGCCCGGCGACAGGGACCACTACGCTACGTTCATCACTCGGATAAGCCGCTTCTACGACGAACGCTTCTCGACGCTGCCTGCGCGCCGGTACTAGGGCGCGGCCCCTGAGGTCTCGTCGTTCCCTTCTGTGTCCTGCTTTGACCGGACTCACTTCTGGCAGACTCAGAAGCGCTCGCTGGATGAAAACTGAAGTGTGCCCGCGAGAAGAAGTTGCTCTGCGATTCTGCAAGTCGGCTCTTCAGAAACTTGAAATACTCAGCATCCAGCTCAACCGATATGCTGTTACGTCCAGACTTGGATGCGGCCAGCGTTGTCGAGCCTGTGCCTCCAAATGGATCCAAGACGGTATCGCCGACGAAACTGAACATCCGAATGAGGCGTTCCGCGAGCTCTACTGGATAGGGAGCCGGGTGGTCCTTGGTTGACGCCCCTGTCAGTCCAGACCAGATCTGCTGAAACCACACGCGGTGATCTTCTGCAGAAATCACGCTCAAGATCCGGGCGGCGAGGGAGGGGGTTCTGTATCCACTAGCCTTGCGCTGCATCAGAATGAATTCGATGTCGTTCTTGATGACAGCATTCGGTTCGTAGGGTTTGCCAAGGAACCCTCCGCCACCTTCCACCTCGTACACCGCATTTGAGATTTTGTGCCAGATAATCGGCGCCAGATTGTCAAAACCGATCGCCCTGCACTGCTCTTGGATTGAAGCGTGCAAGGGAACCACCATGTGGCGTCCGCCATTCCGCTTGCGGGAAAGGCACACGTCACCGACGACGACTATGAGCCGGCCTCCCGGCACAAGCACTCGGAAACAATGTCGCCAGACCTTGCCGAGTTCCGTCAGAAACTCCTCATAGTCCTCGACGTGCCCGAGTTGACCCTCAGTATCGCGGTATTTCTTAAGCGTCCAGTATGGTGGTGACGTGACGACGAGATGAAGGCTCTCATCGGGTAAGAAGTCCAACGACCGAGAATCGTGGCAGTACAACGAATGGTGAGTGGGAATATCTCGGAGCCTGGAGTGGATCAGCCCGGTGAGTTTGGGATCTCGGGCGATCCTGGGAATGCCAGTCTTGTCGTTCTCCAGCGAGCCGATCTCTGGCGGGAGGAACGCATCGAGATCCGGCGCGAGTTGAGACGACGCGTCAGGGGTTTTCATCTTGGCTCTGCTAATCCTAACATCGTCCGCAAATGCGCGCACGGACCTCGAATGGTCCCCTGAACAGCATCGTCATGTCGTCGTGCTCT
This Acidobacteriota bacterium DNA region includes the following protein-coding sequences:
- a CDS encoding serine hydrolase, which translates into the protein MRRFVRSLFATMLVVLASAAGPALADDRPIVSGEVGKRLDEYLTRLERFGFSGGALAVRGKDVLLKKSYGLADRARNIPLTTASVYNLGSITKQFTAAAILTLEMQGRLAVTDLASKYLDGVPADKAAITLHHLLTHSSGLESDFSPTDYEPVGREEYVRRALQSTLLFPPGSGYEYSNAGYSLLAAIVEKVSGTSYETYLIEHVLKPAGMLETGYKAPAWAASRIAHGYRDGQDWGTILKRIEPPEAPYWMLRGNGGLHTTLDDMLAWHRALNSDAVLSKEARAKYVKPYVAEGPAARSFYAYGWAVGKTVRGTTVVQHNGGNGVYVAEFLRFPDEDAMLFLTSTNAEMKASPVVQVLDRILFGGAVAMPPVVVTVTPETLAPLAGRWTLPGGGAIAIAADGNALAVRADDQEAMAALVSPPAGQAERFAQLTSRTADISSRSFKGDRSGLREAMGGERTLEDVKTQEAGMMRDREQRLGRFVKSAVLGTVPRGGDTVQTIVRLDFEKASVFNIYVWGPRRLLGILGMPQLPALRYLPVSNRRFVVYSLEMGGAEQALSFATTVGETVLVLQTPAGPVTARRKK
- a CDS encoding site-specific DNA-methyltransferase, with the translated sequence MKTPDASSQLAPDLDAFLPPEIGSLENDKTGIPRIARDPKLTGLIHSRLRDIPTHHSLYCHDSRSLDFLPDESLHLVVTSPPYWTLKKYRDTEGQLGHVEDYEEFLTELGKVWRHCFRVLVPGGRLIVVVGDVCLSRKRNGGRHMVVPLHASIQEQCRAIGFDNLAPIIWHKISNAVYEVEGGGGFLGKPYEPNAVIKNDIEFILMQRKASGYRTPSLAARILSVISAEDHRVWFQQIWSGLTGASTKDHPAPYPVELAERLIRMFSFVGDTVLDPFGGTGSTTLAASKSGRNSISVELDAEYFKFLKSRLAESQSNFFSRAHFSFHPASASESARSESGQSRTQKGTTRPQGPRPSTGAQAASRSVRRRSGLSE